In Moorella sp. Hama-1, a single genomic region encodes these proteins:
- a CDS encoding DUF350 domain-containing protein, translated as MPPLLFQLEASLSCLLVTTFMVLLTILAFTRLTPYNDWQEIGQGNLAAAMSLGGKIFGVANIMRFAITTNSHALDVIFWGAIGLILQILVYLAFEWVTPRLDVSKEIGRGNNAVGFMSLAFSVAFSYLIGASIS; from the coding sequence ATGCCGCCTTTATTATTTCAGCTGGAAGCTTCCCTCAGTTGCTTGCTGGTTACGACCTTCATGGTCTTATTAACCATCCTGGCCTTTACCAGGCTCACACCTTACAACGACTGGCAGGAGATAGGCCAGGGCAACCTGGCGGCAGCCATGTCGTTAGGCGGGAAGATCTTTGGTGTTGCCAACATCATGCGCTTTGCCATAACTACCAACAGCCACGCCCTGGATGTTATCTTCTGGGGAGCCATCGGACTGATCCTGCAAATACTGGTTTACCTGGCCTTTGAGTGGGTCACGCCCCGCCTGGATGTCAGTAAAGAGATCGGCCGGGGTAACAACGCCGTGGGCTTCATGTCCCTGGCCTTCTCAGTGGCCTTCAGCTATCTTATCGGCGCCAGCATTTCCTAG
- a CDS encoding RNA polymerase sigma factor SigX: MFQSYYPLVYRRLYYLLGERAAAEDLTQEAFLRLYRQPPRDKGNLGGWLLRVAANLAYNYLRGEERRRRREEGQCREEATVIPLEETVIRSQEARQVHQCLAKLPPRDRICLLLKNAGHSYAEIAAVIQVDKNSVGTILARARRHFAALYSELEGREDHVSGRGSS, translated from the coding sequence CTGTTTCAGAGCTACTACCCCCTGGTATACCGGCGGCTCTATTACCTCCTGGGGGAGCGGGCGGCCGCCGAGGACCTGACCCAGGAGGCCTTTTTGCGGCTCTACCGCCAGCCGCCCCGGGATAAAGGCAACCTGGGCGGCTGGCTCCTGCGGGTGGCGGCCAACCTGGCCTACAATTACCTGCGCGGCGAAGAGCGGCGCCGCCGCCGCGAGGAGGGCCAGTGCCGGGAGGAGGCCACCGTGATCCCCCTGGAAGAAACGGTCATCCGCAGCCAGGAAGCCCGGCAGGTCCATCAATGCCTGGCAAAACTCCCGCCCCGGGACCGCATCTGCCTGCTCTTAAAGAATGCGGGCCACAGCTACGCCGAGATTGCCGCGGTCATCCAGGTGGATAAGAATTCAGTGGGCACCATCCTGGCCCGGGCGCGGCGGCACTTCGCCGCCCTGTACAGCGAACTGGAAGGGAGGGAAGACCATGTGTCCGGAAGAGGGTCTTCTTGA
- a CDS encoding anti-sigma factor family protein gives MCPEEGLLEAFLDGELDTEMTARVAGHLAGCLACRRRLQDLEGLAKGTSEALAAYRRDIEAAGRPLRAPGPGSLASRYQPLTKARRIGDMIRQHKWFSGVAAAVLALALFLSWAPGRSLAAQFLNVFRMEKIQVVKITPEDMAQLEQLFQGQGGEVDIKNIGRVEVKDKAEFKVKQVEPDQVAALSGLQFDLPPTLAGRERMAINVEQSPTVTFTPDVEKLNSYLQKHGGVLLPADLAGKSFTLSIPPLVRADYGRRPFQPGQGFTIYAARDLTIDAPQGVDLVTLRQALLNLPFLPENLRRQLAAINDWQRTLPIPETQGMAAREITVNGNQGVYFTSTTPTNYPNGKVQDSVILAWRQGNGWRAISGLSLDEALRVAAEVK, from the coding sequence ATGTGTCCGGAAGAGGGTCTTCTTGAAGCTTTCCTTGATGGTGAATTGGATACTGAGATGACGGCCCGGGTGGCCGGCCACCTGGCAGGGTGCCTCGCCTGCCGGCGCCGCCTGCAGGACCTGGAAGGACTGGCAAAGGGCACATCTGAAGCCCTGGCGGCTTACCGGCGGGATATCGAGGCCGCCGGTCGTCCCTTAAGGGCGCCTGGTCCCGGCTCCCTGGCCTCCCGTTATCAGCCCCTGACTAAAGCAAGGAGGATCGGTGATATGATCCGGCAGCATAAATGGTTTTCCGGCGTGGCCGCGGCCGTTCTGGCCCTGGCGCTATTCTTAAGCTGGGCCCCGGGCCGCAGCCTGGCCGCCCAATTCCTGAACGTCTTCCGCATGGAAAAGATCCAGGTGGTGAAGATCACCCCCGAGGATATGGCCCAGCTGGAACAGCTTTTCCAGGGCCAGGGGGGTGAGGTGGACATCAAGAACATCGGCCGGGTGGAGGTCAAAGATAAGGCAGAGTTCAAGGTGAAACAGGTGGAGCCTGACCAGGTGGCAGCCCTCAGCGGTTTACAATTTGACCTGCCTCCCACCCTGGCCGGGCGGGAGAGGATGGCCATCAACGTCGAGCAGTCGCCGACCGTCACCTTCACCCCCGATGTAGAGAAGCTCAACAGCTATCTCCAGAAGCACGGCGGCGTCCTGCTGCCGGCCGACCTGGCGGGCAAGTCCTTCACTTTAAGCATCCCGCCCCTGGTGCGGGCCGACTATGGCCGGCGGCCGTTCCAGCCGGGGCAGGGCTTTACCATCTACGCCGCCCGCGACCTGACCATTGACGCGCCCCAGGGTGTTGATCTGGTAACCCTGCGCCAGGCCCTGCTGAACCTGCCCTTCCTGCCCGAAAATTTGCGCCGGCAACTGGCGGCCATCAACGACTGGCAGCGTACCCTGCCCATCCCGGAGACCCAGGGTATGGCGGCGCGGGAGATCACGGTCAACGGCAACCAGGGGGTCTACTTTACCAGCACAACTCCAACCAACTACCCCAACGGGAAAGTACAGGATAGTGTCATCCTGGCCTGGCGCCAGGGTAACGGCTGGCGGGCCATCAGCGGCCTCTCCCTGGACGAAGCCCTGCGGGTAGCGGCGGAGGTCAAGTAA
- a CDS encoding ABC transporter permease: MWLMALFTFREAWRKKVVLVAGVLTLAFLVLYGTGLHFITRDMVNTANPAATATSYFAMMQSILLFVMGIYLASFLVAGLAILAAVGSIAGEIENGSLYTLAVRPLSRRDLLLGKFLGLAAMLVLYAAIFFLALAGLVYWQTGLVIPGLGPALGLFILEPLVLLAVTMLGTTKLSTLGNGVLAFALYAIAVVGGMMEQIGALIENTTATIYTGVVTSLILPADAIYRRLVATVVDRLPAGNGQDIPRFINPQSMLGPFGSQSTPSDWMLLYTLVYIVILLAAAVYVFNRRDV; this comes from the coding sequence ATGTGGTTGATGGCCCTCTTTACCTTCCGGGAGGCCTGGCGCAAGAAGGTCGTCCTGGTGGCCGGCGTCCTGACCCTGGCCTTCCTGGTCCTCTACGGCACTGGCCTGCACTTTATCACCAGGGATATGGTGAATACCGCCAATCCCGCCGCCACCGCCACCAGTTACTTTGCCATGATGCAGTCGATCCTGCTCTTTGTCATGGGGATCTACCTGGCCAGCTTCCTGGTGGCCGGCCTGGCCATCCTGGCCGCTGTGGGCAGCATCGCTGGCGAGATCGAGAATGGCAGCCTTTACACCCTGGCCGTCCGGCCCCTCAGCCGCCGCGACCTGCTCCTGGGTAAATTCCTGGGCCTGGCGGCCATGCTGGTGCTCTATGCCGCCATCTTTTTCCTGGCCCTGGCCGGCCTGGTCTACTGGCAAACAGGCCTGGTCATCCCCGGGCTGGGACCGGCCCTGGGCCTCTTTATCCTGGAGCCCCTGGTCCTCCTGGCCGTGACCATGCTGGGTACCACCAAGCTCAGCACCCTTGGTAACGGCGTCCTGGCCTTCGCCCTCTACGCCATCGCCGTCGTCGGCGGCATGATGGAGCAGATCGGTGCCCTGATAGAGAATACCACTGCCACGATCTATACCGGCGTAGTCACCAGCCTCATCCTGCCGGCGGACGCCATCTACCGGCGGCTGGTGGCGACGGTGGTGGACCGGCTCCCCGCCGGCAACGGCCAGGACATTCCCCGTTTTATAAACCCCCAGTCGATGCTGGGTCCTTTCGGCAGCCAGTCTACACCCAGCGATTGGATGCTCCTCTATACCCTGGTCTATATTGTCATCTTGCTGGCGGCGGCGGTTTACGTCTTTAACCGGCGAGATGTTTAG
- a CDS encoding ABC transporter ATP-binding protein encodes MAIIEARNLTKVYGRQVACREICLAIEEGQIFGLLGPNGAGKSTLLKMLVGLVYPTAGVARVAGYSPQDLRGRRQVGFLPENFRLHGWMKGAELLTFHARLAGLDGRAARQRTVEVLDLVGLSGEGQKLVANYSKGMQQRLGLAAALVGDPRVVFLDEPTSALDPLGRRQVREILLALKEAGKTVFLNSHLLSEVEQVCDQVAVINRGTVVAGGRLAELLAGPAEVVVRVSGLGTEMVEELRRSYPALDLEGDRLVVAVAGQEEVPDLIARLVAGGCRIYEVVPGHNSLEDIFVHLVREGEQACG; translated from the coding sequence ATGGCTATTATTGAAGCCCGGAACCTGACGAAGGTCTATGGTCGCCAGGTAGCCTGCCGGGAGATCTGCCTTGCCATCGAGGAAGGGCAGATCTTTGGCCTCTTAGGGCCCAACGGCGCCGGCAAGAGCACCCTGCTGAAGATGCTGGTGGGCCTGGTCTACCCCACGGCGGGGGTGGCCCGGGTGGCCGGCTACTCGCCCCAGGACCTCAGGGGCCGGCGCCAGGTGGGCTTTTTACCGGAAAACTTCCGCCTCCACGGCTGGATGAAGGGGGCGGAATTGCTAACCTTCCACGCCCGCCTGGCCGGTCTGGACGGCAGGGCCGCCCGGCAGCGGACCGTCGAGGTCCTGGACCTGGTGGGCTTATCCGGTGAGGGCCAGAAGCTGGTGGCCAATTACAGCAAGGGGATGCAGCAGCGCCTGGGCCTGGCCGCCGCCCTGGTGGGCGACCCGCGGGTGGTCTTCCTGGACGAGCCCACCTCAGCCCTGGACCCCCTGGGTCGGCGCCAGGTAAGGGAGATCCTCCTGGCCCTGAAGGAGGCCGGCAAGACCGTCTTCTTAAACAGCCACCTCTTGAGCGAGGTCGAGCAGGTCTGCGATCAGGTGGCCGTAATCAACCGGGGCACGGTGGTGGCCGGCGGCAGGCTGGCCGAACTGCTGGCCGGGCCGGCGGAAGTGGTCGTAAGGGTTTCCGGCCTGGGAACAGAAATGGTGGAAGAGCTGCGCCGGTCTTACCCCGCCCTGGACCTGGAAGGGGACAGGCTGGTGGTGGCCGTGGCCGGACAGGAGGAGGTCCCCGATTTGATAGCCAGGCTGGTAGCCGGGGGCTGCCGCATCTACGAAGTGGTCCCCGGCCATAATTCCCTGGAGGACATCTTTGTCCACCTGGTGCGGGAGGGGGAGCAGGCATGTGGTTGA
- the smc gene encoding chromosome segregation protein SMC, translating to MFLKGIEIQGFKTFVDRARLELGPGVTGIVGPNGSGKSNIADAILWVLGEQSAKTLRGSRMDDVIFAGSAKRRPVGMAEVTLYLDNSDGSLPLDFQEVALTRRFFRSGEGEYYINKVPCRLRDIQELLLDTGSGRGGLAIVGQGRLEEILAARPEERREVLEETAGIARYRLRKREARQRLDGVEQDLTRLQDLIGELKEQLGPASREAGRARRHQRLTRLLSQIELILKARELEDITERLRRHQERRQSMVDQETELKAALEELVQQAREIQEKQSRHQDARQRCQGELQNLREQLVHTRSQLQTVGEKLADLARQKEEDRHRESQLVEEENNLTALAADLTRQGQIYAEEAAGLERERDQSQAARERLQAEGKELSQRVEEIKEDLFQMAHERAGCHNELVRLEEKQAGMERVLEQKRSQLQELQVDAGQLETQIQTGQGELARLEDDLKTLEGEKAGLETGLPLKEADLAAREKELAGLKERQRLLVARLKILRQAQADYEGFGEGVKAILQARSQGEAACAGVLGVVVEKIAVPEELTRAIEVALGGAAQQILVRTAPEAERVIAFLKARHRGRATILPLAWLEQRRWPAWANWVLQEPGVLGVAAGLVQCGAEVRPAVDYLLGQILVVADIKRALALGERLRPPLRLVTLEGEVIQPRGPVTGGNARQRAGFLQRRLEIQQGEKELASLVAQINDGQQRVKQLARGLENDRRELRRLTEELIARRGQVHNLLQRLGEYKEQKSRLDEKKMVLEEELARQSNDTRELDAGRRERRELLTRLEARERELQGELSIWQEKLASTRQALTSLQQELAVNEAQRQSLMAARELLAEREGELARRRENWQHQQAELAARMAAAAAREQELLATRAKLAGEEEWLQGAVAQARAGLERLGAEDSALAGRREELENQLAALQSKKEKLASRRQQEEISIARLETTRATCQEELAERFGPAWEEKLLQVPSRLPGKAARLREPLRERLAGLGEVNPGAIAAYERLKERYDELEKQRQDLEAGRAALEQVIAEMDKLMARQLKATLAAVQEHFAAIFRELFEGGEASLELTGSEDILEAGLEIIARPPGKKPQHLALLSGGEKALTAVAFIFALLKVKPSAFCIFDEVDTALDEANVERFARLLRQFATRTQFIVISHRQGTMAAADVLYGVTMMEQGVSRLVSVRLEQLPA from the coding sequence GGAGCAGAGCGCCAAGACCTTACGCGGGTCCAGGATGGACGACGTTATTTTTGCCGGCAGCGCCAAGCGCCGGCCGGTGGGTATGGCCGAGGTAACCCTGTACCTGGACAATAGCGATGGTAGCCTGCCCCTGGACTTCCAGGAGGTAGCCCTGACCAGGCGCTTCTTCCGTTCCGGGGAAGGGGAGTATTATATCAACAAGGTCCCCTGCCGCCTGCGGGACATCCAGGAGCTCCTCCTGGATACGGGTTCCGGCCGGGGGGGCCTGGCCATTGTCGGCCAGGGCCGCCTGGAGGAGATTCTCGCCGCCCGGCCGGAGGAACGGCGGGAGGTCCTGGAGGAAACGGCCGGCATCGCCCGCTATCGTTTGCGGAAAAGGGAGGCCCGGCAGCGCCTGGACGGAGTAGAGCAGGATTTAACCCGCCTGCAGGATTTAATTGGGGAACTCAAGGAGCAGTTGGGCCCGGCCTCCCGTGAGGCCGGCCGGGCGCGCCGCCACCAGCGACTCACCCGGCTCCTCAGCCAGATCGAGTTAATCCTGAAGGCCAGGGAACTGGAGGATATTACAGAACGCCTGCGGCGCCACCAGGAACGCCGGCAGTCTATGGTTGACCAGGAAACGGAGTTAAAGGCCGCTCTTGAGGAACTAGTCCAGCAGGCCAGGGAAATACAGGAAAAACAGTCCCGGCACCAGGATGCCAGGCAGCGTTGTCAGGGAGAATTACAGAACCTCCGGGAGCAGCTGGTCCATACCCGGAGCCAGTTGCAAACAGTTGGCGAGAAACTGGCCGACCTGGCCAGGCAAAAGGAAGAGGACCGCCACCGGGAAAGCCAGCTGGTCGAGGAGGAGAATAATCTAACGGCCCTGGCTGCTGATTTAACCCGGCAGGGGCAGATCTATGCAGAAGAGGCCGCTGGCCTGGAAAGGGAACGCGACCAAAGCCAGGCTGCCCGGGAGAGGTTGCAGGCCGAGGGTAAAGAGTTATCCCAAAGGGTGGAGGAGATCAAGGAAGACCTCTTTCAGATGGCCCACGAGCGGGCCGGGTGCCATAACGAACTGGTGCGCCTGGAGGAGAAACAGGCCGGGATGGAGCGGGTGCTGGAGCAGAAGAGGAGCCAGCTCCAGGAACTGCAGGTGGATGCCGGGCAGCTGGAGACCCAGATCCAGACCGGGCAAGGGGAACTGGCAAGGCTGGAAGACGATTTAAAAACTCTGGAAGGGGAAAAAGCCGGCCTGGAAACCGGGTTACCCTTAAAGGAAGCCGATCTCGCCGCCCGGGAGAAAGAACTGGCCGGCTTAAAAGAACGGCAGAGGCTGCTGGTGGCCAGGTTGAAGATTTTACGCCAGGCCCAGGCTGATTATGAGGGCTTTGGTGAGGGCGTCAAGGCTATTCTCCAGGCCCGGAGCCAGGGTGAGGCCGCCTGCGCCGGGGTCCTGGGGGTGGTAGTCGAAAAAATCGCGGTGCCCGAAGAGCTTACCCGGGCCATCGAGGTGGCCCTGGGCGGGGCGGCCCAGCAGATCCTGGTCCGGACGGCGCCGGAGGCGGAGAGGGTGATCGCGTTTCTCAAGGCGCGGCACCGGGGCCGGGCCACTATCCTGCCCCTGGCGTGGTTGGAGCAACGGCGCTGGCCGGCCTGGGCCAACTGGGTCCTCCAGGAACCCGGGGTCCTGGGGGTGGCGGCCGGTCTGGTACAGTGCGGGGCCGAGGTGCGCCCGGCAGTCGACTACCTCCTGGGGCAGATCCTGGTGGTGGCCGACATCAAGCGCGCCCTGGCCCTGGGCGAACGCCTGCGGCCGCCGCTACGCCTGGTGACCCTGGAAGGTGAGGTTATCCAGCCCCGGGGACCGGTCACCGGGGGGAACGCCCGGCAGAGGGCCGGTTTTCTCCAGCGCCGCCTGGAGATCCAGCAGGGCGAAAAAGAACTGGCCAGCTTGGTGGCGCAAATAAATGACGGCCAGCAACGGGTTAAACAGCTCGCGCGAGGGCTGGAGAACGACCGCCGGGAGTTGCGCCGCTTAACAGAGGAATTGATCGCCCGCCGGGGGCAGGTCCATAACCTGCTGCAACGCCTGGGTGAATATAAAGAACAGAAATCCCGCCTGGATGAGAAAAAAATGGTCCTGGAAGAGGAACTGGCCCGTCAGTCTAACGATACCCGGGAACTGGACGCAGGCCGGCGGGAACGGCGGGAACTCTTGACCCGCCTGGAGGCCAGGGAGAGGGAACTCCAGGGAGAGTTGTCCATCTGGCAGGAAAAGTTGGCCAGCACCCGCCAGGCCCTGACCTCCCTCCAGCAGGAGTTGGCTGTTAACGAAGCTCAGCGGCAATCCCTGATGGCCGCCAGGGAACTGCTGGCTGAGCGTGAAGGGGAACTGGCGCGGCGGCGGGAAAACTGGCAGCACCAGCAAGCCGAGCTGGCCGCCAGGATGGCAGCAGCAGCGGCCAGGGAACAGGAACTCCTGGCTACCCGCGCCAAGCTGGCCGGTGAAGAGGAATGGCTCCAGGGGGCCGTCGCCCAGGCCCGGGCCGGTCTGGAACGCCTGGGCGCTGAAGACTCGGCCCTGGCCGGGCGCCGGGAGGAACTGGAAAACCAGCTGGCCGCACTGCAGTCGAAAAAGGAGAAACTGGCCTCTCGCCGGCAGCAGGAGGAAATTAGTATCGCCCGCCTGGAAACGACCCGGGCTACCTGCCAGGAGGAGCTGGCAGAGCGTTTTGGTCCCGCCTGGGAGGAAAAATTACTCCAGGTGCCCTCCCGCCTGCCCGGGAAAGCCGCCCGGTTGCGGGAGCCCCTCCGGGAAAGGTTGGCCGGTTTGGGTGAGGTTAACCCGGGGGCCATCGCCGCCTATGAGCGTTTAAAGGAGCGCTATGACGAACTCGAAAAGCAAAGGCAGGACCTGGAGGCAGGCCGGGCGGCCCTGGAACAGGTAATTGCCGAGATGGATAAATTAATGGCCCGCCAGTTAAAAGCCACCCTGGCCGCCGTCCAGGAACACTTTGCCGCCATTTTCAGGGAACTCTTCGAGGGCGGCGAGGCCAGCCTGGAATTAACCGGTAGCGAGGATATTTTAGAAGCCGGCCTGGAGATTATCGCCCGGCCGCCGGGTAAGAAACCCCAGCACCTGGCCCTCCTCTCCGGTGGGGAGAAGGCCCTGACGGCGGTGGCCTTTATCTTTGCCCTCCTTAAGGTCAAGCCCAGCGCCTTCTGCATCTTTGACGAGGTAGATACGGCCCTGGATGAGGCCAATGTGGAACGCTTCGCCCGCTTGTTACGCCAGTTTGCTACCCGCACCCAGTTTATCGTCATCTCCCACCGCCAGGGTACCATGGCCGCCGCCGATGTCCTCTATGGTGTGACCATGATGGAGCAGGGCGTCTCCCGCCTGGTTTCCGTCCGCCTGGAGCAACTGCCGGCGTAG
- a CDS encoding PspA/IM30 family protein translates to MKQGLLARIKNLLGSPPAPARAEDPEKALDLYLEKVTAQMTAFNLEINRAVGEEMTLRRQVGAREEEIASWEKQAQAAVARGRDDLARVALERKYAAAADLVALKGRLSQQQQLLAELRSSYRLLEERVARLKARRDELILRLRQAEAMETAGEAIESLIFGTGATTLDRLADKVIEAEARAEVNQMVAANSLEGELTRRQQGAGREDIEAELQRLKAGGGGSK, encoded by the coding sequence ATGAAGCAGGGACTGCTCGCAAGAATTAAAAACCTCCTGGGATCACCACCAGCCCCGGCCCGGGCGGAAGACCCGGAGAAGGCCCTGGACCTTTACCTGGAGAAGGTTACCGCTCAAATGACGGCCTTTAACCTGGAGATCAACCGTGCTGTCGGCGAGGAGATGACCCTGCGCCGGCAGGTAGGGGCCCGGGAAGAAGAGATAGCCTCCTGGGAGAAACAGGCCCAGGCCGCCGTAGCCCGGGGGAGGGACGATCTGGCCCGGGTCGCCCTGGAAAGGAAGTATGCTGCCGCCGCTGACCTGGTCGCCCTGAAGGGGCGCCTGAGCCAGCAACAGCAACTCCTGGCTGAATTACGGTCGAGCTACCGCCTCCTGGAAGAGCGGGTAGCCAGGTTGAAGGCCAGGCGGGATGAGTTAATTTTGCGCCTGCGCCAGGCCGAGGCTATGGAGACAGCCGGTGAGGCTATCGAGTCCCTGATCTTTGGTACCGGTGCTACCACCCTGGACCGCCTGGCAGACAAGGTCATTGAGGCCGAGGCCCGGGCCGAGGTCAACCAGATGGTGGCGGCCAACTCCCTGGAAGGTGAACTGACCCGCCGGCAGCAGGGAGCCGGCCGGGAGGATATCGAGGCCGAACTCCAGCGGCTTAAAGCCGGCGGGGGAGGGTCAAAGTAG